The Mammaliicoccus sciuri genome window below encodes:
- a CDS encoding HU family DNA-binding protein has translation MNKTELINSVSEKANLTKKEAGLAVDAVFESIQKSLSDGEKVQLIGFGNFEVRERAARKGRNPQTGKEIDIPASKVPAFKAGKALKDAVK, from the coding sequence ATGAACAAAACAGAATTAATCAACTCAGTAAGTGAAAAAGCTAATTTAACTAAAAAAGAAGCTGGTCTTGCTGTAGATGCAGTGTTCGAATCAATTCAAAAATCTTTATCTGACGGTGAAAAAGTACAATTAATTGGTTTCGGTAACTTTGAAGTACGCGAAAGAGCTGCTCGTAAAGGACGTAACCCACAAACTGGTAAAGAAATTGATATCCCTGCAAGCAAAGTTCCAGCTTTTAAAGCAGGTAAAGCATTAAAAGATGCAGTTAAATAA
- a CDS encoding demethylmenaquinone methyltransferase, with the protein MDNKSKSEHVHEVFQNISGKYDTLNNIISFEQHKRWRKYTMKQMDVKPGSKALDVCCGTADWTIQLSHAVGPYGEVVGIDFSENMLEVGKKKTDNMANIHLIHGDAMNLPFEDNEFDYVTIGFGLRNVPDYKHVLSELKRVVKPGGMVVCLETSQPTMPVFKQLYRFYFKNIMPLFGKIFAKSLEEYNWLQESAGNFPGKKELAEMFADVGYERIKVKSFTGGVSAMHLAYKPK; encoded by the coding sequence GTGGATAATAAATCGAAATCAGAACACGTACATGAAGTTTTCCAAAATATATCAGGTAAATATGATACATTAAATAATATCATCAGCTTCGAGCAACATAAAAGATGGCGTAAATATACAATGAAACAAATGGATGTTAAACCAGGTTCTAAAGCTTTAGATGTTTGCTGTGGAACTGCAGATTGGACAATTCAATTAAGTCACGCTGTTGGACCATATGGTGAAGTAGTTGGTATCGACTTTAGTGAGAATATGCTAGAAGTCGGTAAGAAAAAAACAGATAACATGGCAAATATTCATTTAATTCATGGTGATGCTATGAACTTACCATTCGAAGATAATGAATTTGATTATGTAACGATCGGATTCGGCTTACGAAACGTACCCGATTATAAACATGTCTTAAGCGAACTTAAAAGAGTCGTTAAACCAGGCGGTATGGTTGTATGTTTAGAAACAAGTCAACCAACAATGCCAGTATTCAAACAATTATATAGATTTTATTTCAAAAATATCATGCCACTATTCGGTAAAATTTTTGCGAAATCTTTAGAAGAATACAACTGGTTACAAGAATCTGCCGGAAACTTCCCTGGCAAAAAAGAATTAGCAGAAATGTTTGCTGATGTTGGATATGAAAGAATTAAAGTGAAAAGCTTCACTGGCGGCGTTTCGGCAATGCATTTAGCTTACAAACCTAAATAA